A genomic window from Lotus japonicus ecotype B-129 chromosome 1, LjGifu_v1.2 includes:
- the LOC130734047 gene encoding fructose-bisphosphate aldolase, cytoplasmic isozyme, protein MSNFKGKYHDELIANAAYIGTPGKGILAADESTGTIGKRLASINVENVETNRRALRELLFTTPGALQYISGVILFEETLYQSTAAGKPFVDVLKEAGVLPGIKVDKGTVELAGTDGETTTQGLDGLGARCAKYYEAGARFAKWRAVLKIGPNEPSELSIHENAYGLARYAVICQENGLVPIVEPEILVDGPHDIHKCAAITERVLAACYKALNDHHVLLEGTLLKPNMVTPGSDSPKVTPEVVAEHTVRALQRTVPAAVPAVVFLSGGQSEEQASVNLNAINQVKGKKPWTLSFSFGRALQQSTLKAWSGKEENVKKAQAAFLTRAKANSEATLGTYKGDSQLGEGASESLHVKDYKY, encoded by the exons ATGTCGAACTTCAAGGGAAAGTACCATG ATGAGCTCATTGCCAACGCTGCCTACATTGGCACCCCTGGAAAGGGTATTCTCGCTGCTGATGAATCAACAGGAACTATTGGAAAGCGTCTAGCCAGCATCAATGTTGAGAATGTTGAAACCAACAGGCGTGCTCTTCGTGAGCTCCTTTTCACCACCCCTGGAGCTCTCCAGTACATCAGTGGAGTGATCCTCTTTGAGGAAACCCTGTACCAGAGTACTGCTGCAG GCAAGCCCTTTGTTGATGTTTTGAAGGAAGCTGGTGTTCTCCCCGGTATCAAGGTTGACAAGGGTACTGTTGAACTTGCCGGAACTGATGGAGAGACCACCACTCAGGGTCTAGATGGCCTTGGTGCGCGTTGCGCTAAGTACTATGAAGCCGGTGCACGCTTTGCCAAATGGCGTGCCGTGCTGAAGATCGGCCCCAACGAGCCATCTGAGCTTTCTATCCATGAGAACGCCTATGGTTTGGCCAGATATGCTGTCATATGCCAGGAGAATGGTCTGGTTCCAATTGTTGAGCCTGAGATCCTGGTTGATGGACCTCATGACATTCACAAGTGTGCTGCTATCACAGAGCGTGTCCTTGCTGCATGCTACAAGGCTTTGAATGACCACCATGTCCTCCTCGAGGGTACTCTCTTGAAGCCTAACATGGTGACCCCCGGATCTGATTCTCCTAAGGTTACCCCTGAGGTGGTCGCCGAGCACACTGTCAGGGCCCTCCAGAGGACTGTGCCAGCTGCAGTTCCAGCTGTGGTTTTCTTGTCTGGTGGGCAGAGTGAGGAGCAAGCTTCCGTCAACCTCAATGCCATCAACCAGGTCAAGGGAAAGAAGCCATGGACTCTCTCCTTCTCTTTTGGAAGGGCACTTCAGCAGAGCACCCTTAAGGCATGGTCTGGAAAGGAAGAGAATGTGAAGAAGGCTCAAGCTGCCTTCTTGACAAGGGCCAAGGCTAACTCAGAGGCAACTCTTGGAACTTACAAGGGAGACTCTCAACTTGGTGAGGGCGCCTCAGAGAGCCTCCATGTCAAGGACTACAAGTACTGA
- the LOC130734049 gene encoding NAC domain-containing protein 62 has product MGAVDFCPPPRKVEEVAVLSLNKLPLGFRFRPTDEELIDYYLRSKINGHGDDVWVIREIDVCKWEPWDLPDLSVVRNKDPEWFFFCPQDRKYPNGHRLNRATSHGYWKATGKDRKIKSGSTLIGMKKTLVFYAGRAPKGKRTHWVMHEYRPTLKELDGTNPGQNPYVLCRLFKKNDESLEGSNEEVEQIASTPTTASFSPEEIQSDPSLVPVSSSLATEDDKHLPVIPEQSEEAISNIINPVDCHSDGGDAHDAKIQIIEPPAQEDQPLNFDIFYDPNPTFQQLDDKLFSPVHAHFPQEFYYQANNQSDLQYGTNETNIPDFFNSVNWDEFSHEDSTLFNLKDNGSCSDSDVEMANLTLLQAIDAAYPMEAIEQRSNAGLFQNNPQMAFSTNVGLDQVTCAVNYNEQSRSFDTVVHGDTGIRIRTRQGRNDQPDMNPTLPSQGIAPRRIRLGRLVMHSHGSDETAKDGSGAPPQDHNSKTIIAGEKEASENHAADESAAVDEPEKTSSESADSRKICQQPIAKPILGWKDLLLGRRVRYTSKVSSNRAMWSSVLAVSAFILVSVVLLVSVWGYLRFYTAY; this is encoded by the exons ATGGGTGCCGTCGATTTTTGTCCGCCGCCGCGTAAAGTGGAGGAGGTGGCGGTTCTGTCACTCAACAAACTCCCTTTAGGCTTCCGATTCCGCCCCACCGACGAGGAGCTCATCGATTACTACCTTCGCTCTAAGATCAACGGACATGGCGATGATGTTTGGGTTATCCGTGAAATCGATGTCTGCAAATGGGAGCCTTGGGATTTGCCTG ATTTGTCAGTGGTGCGGAACAAGGATCCAGAGTGGTTCTTCTTCTGTCCGCAGGACCGTAAGTACCCAAATGGGCACCGGTTGAACAGGGCGACGAGCCATGGATATTGGAAGGCAACGGGCAAGGATCGCAAGATTAAGTCTGGCTCCACCTTGATTGGGATGAAGAAGACTCTAGTTTTCTATGCTGGTCGTGCTCCCAAGGGGAAGAGGACCCATTGGGTTATGCACGAGTACAGGCCTACCCTGAAGGAGCTTGATGGCACCAACCCAGGACAG AATCCATATGTCCTTTGTCGGTTATTTAAGAAAAACGATGAGAGTCTTGAAGGTTCAAATGAGGAAGTAGAGCAGATTGCTTCAACTCCTACAACTGCAAGTTTCTCTCCAGAAGAAATACAATCTGATCCATCGCTGGTTCCTGTATCTTCCTCACTGGCCACAGAAGATGATAAGCACCTACCAGTTATCCCTGAGCAGTCTGAGGAAGCAATATCCAACATTATAAATCCAGTTGATTGCCATAGTGATGGAGGTGATGCTCATGATGCAAAAATTCAAATTATAGAACCACCTGCACAG GAGGATCAGCCATTGAACTTTGACATATTTTATGATCCAAATCCAACATTTCAGCAATTGGATGACAAACTGTTCTCCCCAGTCCATGCGCATTTTCCACAAGAATTTTATTACCAAGCTAACAATCAATCAGACCTTCAATATGGGACAAATGAGACAAATATTCCAGACTTTTTTAACTCTGTTAATTGGGATGAGTTTTCTCATGAAGACTCAACCTTGTTTAATCTTAAGGACAATGGATCATGCAGTGACTCAGATGTGGAAATGGCCAATTTGACG CTTCTGCAAGCAATAGATGCTGCTTATCCTATGGAGGCAATTGAGCAAAGGAGCAATGCAGGATTATTTCAGAACAATCCCCAGATGGCTTTCTCAACTAATGTTGGTTTGGACCAAGTGACCTGTGCAGTCAATTATAATGAGCAATCAAGAAGCTTTGATACGGTTGTTCATGGTGATACGGGAATCCGGATAAGGACTCGACAAGGACGAAATGATCAGCCAGACATGAACCCTACCCTACCATCACAAGGTATTGCACCGAGAAGAATACGACTGGGAAGACTTGTTATGCATTCGCATGGTTCCGATGAGACGGCTAAAGATGGGAGTGGTGCACCACCACAAGACCATAATTCAAAAACCATCATTGCTGGG GAGAAGGAAGCTTCAGAAAACCATGCTGCTGATGAGAGTGCTGCCGTGGATGAACCGGAGAAAACATCTTCTGAGTCAGCTGACTCAAGAAAAATCTGTCAGCAGCCAATTGCAAAACCCATATTGGGGTGGAAAGACTTGCTATTGGGCAGAAGGGTCCGTTACACATCAAAGGTTTCGTCCAATCGCGCCATGTGGTCTTCTGTTCTTGCAGTTTCTGCCTTTATACTGGTTTCAGTTGTGTTGCTTGTTAGTGTTTGGGGATATCTTAGATTTTATACTGCTTACTAG